A single region of the Clostridia bacterium genome encodes:
- a CDS encoding sulfite exporter TauE/SafE family protein produces MKKFPEKITLLICGALIGFINGFFGGGGGMIAVPVLERILKNDTKIAHATAILIILPLCISSAIVYIVSGYFKLDSGLPAGAGVIAGGILGAALLAKLNSKTIRIIFAVAMTLVGLKMAIFP; encoded by the coding sequence ATGAAAAAATTTCCAGAAAAGATTACTCTATTAATATGTGGAGCATTAATAGGTTTTATTAATGGTTTTTTTGGCGGCGGCGGCGGTATGATTGCTGTGCCCGTCTTGGAGCGAATTTTAAAAAACGACACCAAAATCGCCCACGCCACGGCAATTTTAATTATTTTGCCACTTTGCATATCCAGCGCGATAGTTTATATCGTCTCTGGATATTTTAAGCTGGACAGCGGTCTGCCTGCGGGCGCGGGCGTAATAGCGGGCGGAATTTTGGGCGCGGCGCTGCTTGCCAAACTCAACAGCAAGACAATTAGGATAATTTTCGCGGTGGCTATGACTTTGGTCGGGCTGAAAATGGCGATTTTCCCATAA
- a CDS encoding sulfite exporter TauE/SafE family protein has translation MWRIIKFILIGFAGGILGGMGMGGGTLTIPLLTMLAGVEQHTAQAINLVAFIPMALIALIVHFKNKLVKTQGVLYIIIPAVALSVLSSFIVKKINSTLLSRLFGVFLALLGLWILIDNLFIHKNSKKA, from the coding sequence ATGTGGCGGATTATTAAATTTATACTCATAGGTTTCGCGGGCGGCATATTAGGGGGAATGGGTATGGGCGGCGGCACGTTGACTATACCACTGCTGACAATGCTTGCCGGAGTGGAACAGCATACCGCTCAGGCTATTAATTTGGTGGCTTTTATACCTATGGCGTTAATCGCCCTAATCGTCCATTTTAAGAACAAATTGGTCAAAACCCAAGGTGTTTTATATATCATAATACCAGCGGTCGCTTTAAGCGTTTTGTCGTCATTTATCGTTAAAAAAATTAATTCTACCTTGCTCTCAAGGCTTTTTGGCGTTTTTTTGGCGCTGCTGGGGCTGTGGATATTAATTGATAATCTATTTATCCATAAAAACTCAAAAAAAGCATAA